Genomic segment of candidate division KSB1 bacterium:
CAACTAATAACGATTTTTGGCCTTTTCTCTCTGAAGCGAGATAATCCAAAATTTGATAAATCAACGGAAGAAATATTGCCTTGACCGGCAAGTTATTCCATTCCGTATCCAGGCTCGAGGTAAAAAGAATGACTTTGCCGGCGCCGACTTTACGTTCCAAAATCGCCGGATTGCCGTCATCAAAAAAAGCAAGGGCGGATTCGGGGGTTAATGGTTCTGCTTTAAAATATTGATAGAATTGTGCGGAGCTCGGGTCGCTTTGACCGGGGCCTGCAAAAAGTCTAAAGATCGAATGTTGAAAATCAATCTCGGCCAGAATCGCACTGGTTTCACGGTTCACAGATTTAAAAGCTAGTTCAGTCAAAGAAGCCGGGGTAAGGTCACGAAAAAAACGGTTAAACGTCATGGGGTTTACATTATCCCCAAGCGCGAGAAGGAGTCCACCGCCGGCACGTACATAGTAAGTCAGTCGCTGCAGTGTTTCGCGGTCCAGATTCTTAACGTTGACCAGGATGACCGCCCGGTAGTTGCTGAAGTCATATTTCCTGGCTTCTTTGGGGCTCGTCTTAATTAAGGAGTATTTAGCCAAGTCGGGAAGATTGATCGCTCGTTCCAAAAAAAACAATTCGTCTTGAGTAGCATCTTTATGCGGCTCGCCGTTAACTGCCAGCAACTGAGCTTTCGTCTTATTCTCCAAAACAAAGAAATGGCGATTATCAATTGTTATACTTTCATTTTCAAAGGCAAGCTCAATATTTCCGGAAGCGTTTCCTTTCGGAAAGCGGACACGTTTGAATTGCACAATTTGCTCTTCATCAGCAGAAATAGCCACATTTCTTTGCGCAATCTTTTTGTTATTGATATTTAAAACAACATTAACTCGTTTCTTGTCATTCCCGTAGTTTTTGATGCGCGTTAGCACATCGCCGGTTTGAACTGAATTATGCTCTCTCGAAATGTGCACATCCACAACTGCGATATTGGAAAATTCAGATATTTCAATTGGCACAAAATTCAAGTTAATTCCGGATTGGATTGTCCAGTGCGGGTTCAAACTCTCGCGGGCTGATTTCTGAAAATCCGATATTAGATGGATCGTCTTCGATTCAAACTGAGACTCGAGCAGGACAGCTTCGGCAGCCTGGATTGCGTTTAGGTAATTCGTGCTTTGCTTGGAAAGCGAGAAACGATCTTCAAAATTTGACAACCCGGAAAAATTATCTCCAGTTTCAGCAATTGCTTTGGTGGTCTCGGAAAACTGCATGATAGTGACTTGATCACCCGGTCTCGCAGATCTCACAATTTCCTTTGCCTTTGTAATCGCTTTTTGAAAATTGTTTTCATACCCCATGCTGAACGAATTATCTACCAAAACAACAAATGCTCTGGATTCGTCGCCCCAAAAGGAGCCGGTCTCAACATTACTAAAAAAAGGACGCGCAAATGCAAATGCCAAAAATGCAAAAGCCGCTATCCGCATTAGCAACAGCAGCAATTGTTTTAGTTTTTGAGACTTGAACTTTTTTGCAGGATCGACTTTCAAGAAGCGCATCGCCGCAAAGGGAAGTTTGACCGCGCGATTACGCTTAATAAAATGAATGAGGATCGGAACGGACACAGCGGCCAGTCCCCAAAGAAATAAAGAGTTTAAAAAAGTCATTCCAAACATCGATTAACCTTTTCGACTGCGATGATTCAAGTAGCTGAAAAGTGCAAAATCCAGCGGCTTAGAGGTTTCTAACAAATGGTAATCAACGTGCATCCTGCCACAGCCTCTTTTTAGCCATGACATATGCGCCCGTAATTTTTTCATATAATTATCACGAACCAAAGCGGGAATAGCCATAAATTGTGAATCTCCTTCCATATCGATAAATTTGGTCGCGTTTTTAAAAGGGAAGGTCAATTCTGTTTCATCCATGACATGAAAGAGGATAACGTCATGACCTTTAAAACGGAAATGCTGCAGCCCGCGTAATATGGCAGCAGGGTCATCCAGCAAATCGGAAATTAAAATAATCAGGCCTTTTTTATTGATGGTCTCGGCAATCTGGTGCAGCGGCATAGACATTTCACTTTTATTGGCCGCCTCTATTTTTTCGAGGTAGCGCAAAATGGACAGCATGTGCCCTTTCTTATTTCTGGCACGAATAATTTGGTTAATCTGGTTATCATAAGTGATGAGCCCGACGCCGTCGCGCTGCTGAAAAATCATGTAACCCAGGGACGCCGCCAAGTAAGAGGCGTATTCCAACTTCGACAGGCCGTTGCTGCCGTAATTCATCGAGGCGCTGGTGTCCAGCAAAATGTGGCAGTTCAAGTTGGTTTCTTCTTCGAATTCTTTCAAATAGTACCGGTCGGAGCGGGCGTAAACTTTCCAGTCGATATGGCGAATGTCGTCTCCCGGGGTGTACTTGCGATATTCAGCGAACTCCACACTGAACCCCCGGTAAGGACTGCGGTGCAAACCGCAGATAAATCCTTCCACTATCGTACGGGCGCGCAGCTCCATGCCGGAGATTTTAGAAAGAATATTGGGGTCCAAAAATCTTATCTGGTTCGCCATATTTCAAAAAACAAAAATCTAAAAGATTGTAGAGCGAGAAACGCATTCCCATTTACAAGGATTTATCGCTCTACTCTCATCGCTCTTGAGATTGTCAGCTTTATAGTCCCGACTTCGGCTCAGAAACTGTTTCCAAAAGCCGCTGAACAATTTCAGTGGAAGTGATTTTTTCCGACTCGGCATAGAAGTTTGTTAGGATACGGTGGCGCAAAACCGGCAGAGCCAAAGCTTGGATGTCTTTAATAGAAACGTTATATCTGCCTTCCAGAATCGCTCTTGCTTTGCCGCCTAAAATGAGACATTGAGAAGCCCTCAAACCCGCGCCCCAGCTTACCCATTTTTTAATGAAGTCCGGAGGATTTTCACCGCTCGGTCTACTGGCAGCGACCAATCGAACCGCATATTCAGCAACTTGCTGTGACAACGGCACTCTGCGAACAACTTTCTGAAACTCCATCACTTCTTTGCCGGTAATGACGCGCTCAAGCTGCGGCACATAATCGGAAGTCGTGGAAGTTACAACCTGCACCTCCTGATCTTGCGGCAGGTAATCCACAACAATGTTGAACATAAAACGGTCTAACTGCGCTTCGGGAAGCGGGTAGGTGCCTTCCAGTTCAATGGGATTTTGAGTGGCCAAAACAAAGAAAGGTTCCTCAAGATCATAAGTGTTGCCGCCTGTTGTGACTTTGTGCTCCTGCATGGCTTCCAAAAGCGCCGCCTGTGTTTTCGGAGGAGTACGGTTGATTTCGTCGGCCAAAATAATGTTCGCGAAAATCGGTCCTTTTACAAACTGCAAAGTACGGCGGCCGGTTGTGCGGTCTTCTTCAATCACGTCGGTGCCGATGATGTCTGACGGCATTAAATCCGGCGTAAACTGGATGCGTTTAAATTTAAGATCTAAAATCTGTGAGATGGTTTTAATCAGCAAAGTTTTTGCAAGACCCGGCACACCGGTGATTAGACAATTACCACCTGTGTATAAAGCCAGCATAACTTGATGAATAACATCTTCCTGCCCAACGATAGTCTTTCTGAGTTCGCCGATGATTTTTTTATTGCCATCCCGCAGTTTTTCGATAAATACCAAGTCCTCGTTTTGATCAACTTTTATTGCAGGTTCTAACATATTTTCTCCAACATGATTAATGTGTTAGTCCGTAAATTACGAAATTAATCCCTAACTTATATGCCTCCGCTGAATATTCAGTTGGATACCGCGGATCATAAGTGTGCTCCCAGGCGTCTCCCATGTCCATATTTCGAATTACCAGCACCATGAGTCGATCTTGATCATCGAAGATACCCATGCAGCGCGCTTCGATTCCACCCTTTTCATGAGTTCGTCCACCCAACCAGGAACCCAGCCCGGGAATTTGCTTGATCTCATCAAAATCATAAAAGCAGTGAAAAATCGGATGCGTGATTGGGATGTCGACTATCTCGCGGTTTGGAACAACCATCTTCATTTGATTCACAAAGCTTTCCCATTCAAACGGGCCATGAAAATCGTCAACCATGAGATAACCGCCTCGCAAAAGCCACTCACCTAAGTTATTCGCTTCCGGCTGAGTTAATACCATAAAACCGACTTCAACAATATAAGCGAACGGGTAGCGAAAGAGTTCAGGATCGAGAAGTGACAAGGAAACCGGATCATCGGCTACATTGAGCGAGGTCCAGTTGCTGAGGCCCTTCATTAAATTCTGTTCTGCAAAAGGGTAGTCCACTGTCCAACTCTGCCAATGCGGGCCCATGCGATTGCGAAATCGGTAATTGTCGCCGCCGGAAGTGTATTGAATACGGACAAAAGTAAATTCGTCACCATTGCTTCCCTGGGCTTCAACTTCTTCAGAAAAACAAAAGATGAAAGATAGCAGAATTAAAGAAATTTTCGAAACCATCCTTGTCATTGTAGGACTGCTTAGTGGGTCAGTGCATAGATAAGGTAATTAATACCGAGTTTGTACGAGCGGGTTGAAAAGTTCGGAGTCTCTTTGGGCAATTCCCAACCATCACCCACGTCATTATTAAAATTGATCAGTACCATCATTCGGCCGTTATCATCAAAAATTCCCCAGTATTCAGGGGGTACTCCCAAATCAAATGGCGTGTCCTTGTGAATGTCATTTATGTCAAAAAAACAGTGAAAGATTGGATGACTCACGTCGAGCCGCCGGAGTTCCTGATCGGGCAGCACTTTGCGGATTTCTCTCATCCAGTTATTCCATTCACGACGCCAGCGAAAGTCATCTACCATCAAGAAACCACCTCGCAGGAGGTATTCTCTGAGATTTTTGACCTCTGTATCTGAAAGAGTCAAATAACCGATTTCACAGGCATAAATAAATGGATACCTGAAAATTTCATCGTCGCCAAAAGTCAAAACTTTGTTATCTTCCGAAACTTTAATATTTGTCAGTGCCTGAATCGTCAGGTTCAAATTTTTTTCAGCTTGGGGAAAATCGTGGGCCCAGGGCGGGACGTTCATTAACAGTCCGTACCCGTACCGAATATTATTATCGGTCCAACGGATTCGAACAAAGGTGAAATCCTCGCCGGTGGGGAGTTGGGCTGATGCGGGCATGAAGGTGCATGCAATGACGAAACAAATAAACAGCCGTTCCAACGCAGAGCATTGGAACGAGAATAACCCGCCCCTCAATCCCCTTTCGACAAGCTCAAGGCAGGCTCTCCCGAGAGGGAATTTTCTTGTTCCCCTCTTGAGAGGGGTGTCCGGCGGTAGCCGGACGGGGTGTGTTCTACTCCATACTCGCAAGTAAAATCTCCTGGGCGCGTTCGTAACTCGGGGCGATTTCCAAGGCGGCTAAAGCGGATTTCTTCGCTTCAGGTTTTCTGCCGGCTTTCAAAAATGCGGCTGCTAAATCGCAATGCGCGCCAGCCAAATCTTGAGGTTCGGTAAGTAAGTTAATCTTCAACTCAACGATAGCCTGATCAAACTTTCCGAGAGCCAGGTAGGCCTCAGCTAATTTCTGGTGAACTTCCGGCTCAAACGGCGTAATATAAATTGCTTTCGTCAGGGCTTCAACTGCACATTCATTATTGTTTGATTCAAGACACAAGTCAGCCAGCAATTTGAGCGCTTGTGCATCCTTCCCCTTTAAAGCGGTTAATTCGGTCAGCTCTTGAATGGCTTTCGACTTCTCCCCCATCTCAATATAAATCTCCGCAAGCGAATTGTAAGGATTTTCTTTTTCAATAAAATTTGGAAATTGAGACTTGGCTTTTTGTAAATAGGGGATGGCTGTCTCAAAGTCGCCTTCTTTTTTATAGTACATACCAAACTGAAAATTCAGAAACGGGTTGCTGGAATTTTCTTCCAGTTTTTTTGACAAAAAACCGGCTAAATCACTCGAATGAGCGGCAAGTTCCCGAGGATCATGTGAATAATCAATTTTGTCTAATTTATATTTTTGCGCGATGTACAACTTAAATTCTTCATCAAATATGTCAATATTCTTGCCAAACACCTCTTCGACAACCTGGTTGGTTTCCAATCCGGATTTAAACTTCGGAAACATCGCCAGCAATTTTTGCTGACCGTATTTTTCGACAATAAATTCTACAATCTGCGAGGCCTGAAAATAAGACAGCGTCACTTGTCCGGGATTGGTGGGTCGATTGAAACCGGAATCGAGATCTTTCAGCGGCAAGGTTTGGTTGTTTTTAAATGCCAAAATAAACGGCACATCCAACCCCATTTGCCAATGCGGTTTCGCTTTCGCTGTTTCATAAACTGCTATTCCCTCGGCCAACCAACGGGGGATGCGGTTTGCGGTCATTTTTAAGTGGCTAACATGCACCAGTTCGTGCCAGAGAGTCTGCCCCCAAACGAAGTCGCCTTTTGTGCGGGCGCGCGGGGAATCCATGGCGACTAAATTGCCAAAGCAAATCCCGAGAAACGCCTGTGCCCCGGGCAGGCCAAAACACCGGACCGCAAAATCGTCATGTTCCGGGAAGATTTCCAAAACCACAGATTCTTCAGTTTCGAATGAATATTTCTTGCGCAATGCAGCAAAACTTTCTTCGGCTAATTGTTTGACATAGCCGGATAAAATCGCATCATCTTTCTCGTGGATGCGAATGGTAAAATGTTTTGTTTGATGGGTTTTGTATTGAGGAAATTCATCAAAAAGGCGGAGCAAATTGCCAACATATTTATTGTAAGGATCTTTTGCAAAAGCCTTCTCAAGCTCTTGTTTAGCGGCTTCCTCTTTTCCCAATCGGCTCAGACTGGTGCCAAGCCCGGCCCGGGCCGCCCAGTTTTCGGGATCGAGCTCTAACGCCTTTTCATAATACTCGACGGACTCTTTAAACAAATAACGCTTCGCAAGAACTTCGGCAGTTTGATAATATAAATCACTGTATTTCGGATTAATCGCAAAAATACGCTGCTCTTCTTCAGCAAACTTATTCCTTTTTTTCATGAAGAAAAAACAGACGGCTCGCAGAGTTCGGGAGGAAAGCGAATTTGGATTAATCCGAAGCGGCTTATCTAATTTATCCAGAGCTTCGTCGTAATTTCCGACAGCGATTTCCAGTTCGGCTAAAAAATCATGAGCGGCCACCAAATTGGGGTTAACAGCAAGGGCTTTCTCAGCCATCGCAATTGCATTCTCAAAATTCAACCGGCTCAAACACTTGGCCAATCCTAAAAGCGCTCCGGCTGCATTTGGATTGATTTTCAAAGCGTCATCAAAAATGCCCTGGGCATCCGGGATGTTGTATTTCGACAGGAAAAGCTCACCCCAGGGAATGTAGGCCTGCCACAAACTTTTGTCCGTCTCAGTAGCGTCGGTAAATAAGTTATTCGCGTCACGAAACCGGTCGAGATAGATGCAAGCCTCAGCAATAATTTGCAGCTCGTTGCCGGTTAAATTCGGGTGGCTTGCATAATAGCCAATTAAATATTGCAGCGTTTGCCGGGCGGCGATTTTTTCTCCCCACTCCCATTGCATCATTCCGAGGTTTAAGCGAGCCAAAAGGTGATCGGGATTTTGGTCCAACGCTTGCCGAAACTTTGCCCGGGCATTTTTATATTTACCTGTACGTTTAAAAACACGCCCTTGAAATGTTAGCGCATCCGGATGGTCTGGAAACGTTTCGAGATTTTTTCGACTTATTTTCTCTGCTTTCTCATAATCGCCCTTTTGGATAAAAATAAGGCCTAATCCGAGGTTTGCTTCAAATGCAAGGCCGGGGTCATCGGTCTTTGCAAGTTTCTCATATTTAGAAATTGCTTTTTCATATTCACCTTGCTGGAAAAAGCTTTTGGCTTTTTGTAACTCGTTGTTAACCAACTCCGAAGAGAGAGCCAAGTTTGGGAATTGAGAAAGTAGTAAAAGGGAGAGTAAAACCGCTAGTTTCAAATTTTCACCAACTGATTATTTCTTAAAAGAACATTCTCAAAATCCCAAAAAATTCCGAAGGAAATAAGGCAGGACTTTTAGGATTTCTTATTTGTAGCCCAATGACGGTAAAGATTCATACGTGACAGGACACAGGCATGTTCCGTATTAAATTTCAAAAACTTTGCAACCAACACCCCCGAAATTCGTCAAACTAAAAACTCCCCAACCTTTCTTTAGGTTATCGGTCGAGTTGACATTAATTTAAGAGTCCCATCTACCGAAAGCAAGCGTGTGGCGTAAATTTCATATTAACGAATGCAAAAAAGGAGCACCTCATGAAAATCAAGAACCCTATAGCGCTAAAACTAACCCCCCTTTTCATAATCATCTTCTCCATTCAACTTCTAGTGTTAAGCTGCGGCCGCCAGCACCCCCGTTCTGTTTACAACAACTCTGAAGATGAAGGCTGGATTGGGGTTTACGTGCAAGATTTGGATGACGAACTCCGCCGCTATTTGGATATTAAAGAGCGAACCGGTGTTATGGTGAACAATGTCATCGCTGATGGGCCTGGGGAAAAAGCGGGATTGAAAGAGGAGGACGTGATCGTCAGGTTCGATGGCAGAAGAGTCAGAAATACCAGAGATTTAACCCGCGCGGTCAAGCGGGCGGCCCCGCGTTCGAAAGTAAAAATGGAAATAATGAGAGATGGTGGCAAAAAGACACTAACCTTACGGGTTGGAGAAAAGGAGCGGTCTTCTTATAGCTACCGCAAGGGAAGCCGCAGGCGCGCGCCTCGTGTTTTTTCGTTTCGGGGCGGTCGCAGGCCGTGGCTTGGGGTGCAAATGGCAAACCTCAACAATGATTTAGCTGAGTATTTTGGCGCTGACGAACAAGCAGGTGTTTTGATCCTGTCGGTTGTGAAGGATAGCCCCGCTGAAAGAGCAGAACTCAAAGCCGGTGATATTATTTTGAAAATCGACGGTGATAGCATCGTAGACACAGATGAACTTTCAAGTTTAATTTCGGATTATGATTCCGGTGACGAAATTGAAATCGAAATTAAACGGAAGGGCAAAA
This window contains:
- a CDS encoding BatA and WFA domain-containing protein, which encodes MFGMTFLNSLFLWGLAAVSVPILIHFIKRNRAVKLPFAAMRFLKVDPAKKFKSQKLKQLLLLLMRIAAFAFLAFAFARPFFSNVETGSFWGDESRAFVVLVDNSFSMGYENNFQKAITKAKEIVRSARPGDQVTIMQFSETTKAIAETGDNFSGLSNFEDRFSLSKQSTNYLNAIQAAEAVLLESQFESKTIHLISDFQKSARESLNPHWTIQSGINLNFVPIEISEFSNIAVVDVHISREHNSVQTGDVLTRIKNYGNDKKRVNVVLNINNKKIAQRNVAISADEEQIVQFKRVRFPKGNASGNIELAFENESITIDNRHFFVLENKTKAQLLAVNGEPHKDATQDELFFLERAINLPDLAKYSLIKTSPKEARKYDFSNYRAVILVNVKNLDRETLQRLTYYVRAGGGLLLALGDNVNPMTFNRFFRDLTPASLTELAFKSVNRETSAILAEIDFQHSIFRLFAGPGQSDPSSAQFYQYFKAEPLTPESALAFFDDGNPAILERKVGAGKVILFTSSLDTEWNNLPVKAIFLPLIYQILDYLASERKGQKSLLVGDSVPLRNAQLNPLNDLDCTVKYPSGKKVEPEGDIFDDTSEPGIYEIRKNSKTSYVAVNVDPRESDLTPIPPDELHDLVAGVSETNIQSASFSSAKPDEQQEKNQKIWRFVILGVILLLIGETWLANRTYR
- a CDS encoding DUF58 domain-containing protein, which encodes MANQIRFLDPNILSKISGMELRARTIVEGFICGLHRSPYRGFSVEFAEYRKYTPGDDIRHIDWKVYARSDRYYLKEFEEETNLNCHILLDTSASMNYGSNGLSKLEYASYLAASLGYMIFQQRDGVGLITYDNQINQIIRARNKKGHMLSILRYLEKIEAANKSEMSMPLHQIAETINKKGLIILISDLLDDPAAILRGLQHFRFKGHDVILFHVMDETELTFPFKNATKFIDMEGDSQFMAIPALVRDNYMKKLRAHMSWLKRGCGRMHVDYHLLETSKPLDFALFSYLNHRSRKG
- a CDS encoding AAA family ATPase; the protein is MLEPAIKVDQNEDLVFIEKLRDGNKKIIGELRKTIVGQEDVIHQVMLALYTGGNCLITGVPGLAKTLLIKTISQILDLKFKRIQFTPDLMPSDIIGTDVIEEDRTTGRRTLQFVKGPIFANIILADEINRTPPKTQAALLEAMQEHKVTTGGNTYDLEEPFFVLATQNPIELEGTYPLPEAQLDRFMFNIVVDYLPQDQEVQVVTSTTSDYVPQLERVITGKEVMEFQKVVRRVPLSQQVAEYAVRLVAASRPSGENPPDFIKKWVSWGAGLRASQCLILGGKARAILEGRYNVSIKDIQALALPVLRHRILTNFYAESEKITSTEIVQRLLETVSEPKSGL
- a CDS encoding DUF4159 domain-containing protein, translated to MTRMVSKISLILLSFIFCFSEEVEAQGSNGDEFTFVRIQYTSGGDNYRFRNRMGPHWQSWTVDYPFAEQNLMKGLSNWTSLNVADDPVSLSLLDPELFRYPFAYIVEVGFMVLTQPEANNLGEWLLRGGYLMVDDFHGPFEWESFVNQMKMVVPNREIVDIPITHPIFHCFYDFDEIKQIPGLGSWLGGRTHEKGGIEARCMGIFDDQDRLMVLVIRNMDMGDAWEHTYDPRYPTEYSAEAYKLGINFVIYGLTH
- a CDS encoding DUF4159 domain-containing protein, translated to MPASAQLPTGEDFTFVRIRWTDNNIRYGYGLLMNVPPWAHDFPQAEKNLNLTIQALTNIKVSEDNKVLTFGDDEIFRYPFIYACEIGYLTLSDTEVKNLREYLLRGGFLMVDDFRWRREWNNWMREIRKVLPDQELRRLDVSHPIFHCFFDINDIHKDTPFDLGVPPEYWGIFDDNGRMMVLINFNNDVGDGWELPKETPNFSTRSYKLGINYLIYALTH
- a CDS encoding tetratricopeptide repeat protein gives rise to the protein MKLAVLLSLLLLSQFPNLALSSELVNNELQKAKSFFQQGEYEKAISKYEKLAKTDDPGLAFEANLGLGLIFIQKGDYEKAEKISRKNLETFPDHPDALTFQGRVFKRTGKYKNARAKFRQALDQNPDHLLARLNLGMMQWEWGEKIAARQTLQYLIGYYASHPNLTGNELQIIAEACIYLDRFRDANNLFTDATETDKSLWQAYIPWGELFLSKYNIPDAQGIFDDALKINPNAAGALLGLAKCLSRLNFENAIAMAEKALAVNPNLVAAHDFLAELEIAVGNYDEALDKLDKPLRINPNSLSSRTLRAVCFFFMKKRNKFAEEEQRIFAINPKYSDLYYQTAEVLAKRYLFKESVEYYEKALELDPENWAARAGLGTSLSRLGKEEAAKQELEKAFAKDPYNKYVGNLLRLFDEFPQYKTHQTKHFTIRIHEKDDAILSGYVKQLAEESFAALRKKYSFETEESVVLEIFPEHDDFAVRCFGLPGAQAFLGICFGNLVAMDSPRARTKGDFVWGQTLWHELVHVSHLKMTANRIPRWLAEGIAVYETAKAKPHWQMGLDVPFILAFKNNQTLPLKDLDSGFNRPTNPGQVTLSYFQASQIVEFIVEKYGQQKLLAMFPKFKSGLETNQVVEEVFGKNIDIFDEEFKLYIAQKYKLDKIDYSHDPRELAAHSSDLAGFLSKKLEENSSNPFLNFQFGMYYKKEGDFETAIPYLQKAKSQFPNFIEKENPYNSLAEIYIEMGEKSKAIQELTELTALKGKDAQALKLLADLCLESNNNECAVEALTKAIYITPFEPEVHQKLAEAYLALGKFDQAIVELKINLLTEPQDLAGAHCDLAAAFLKAGRKPEAKKSALAALEIAPSYERAQEILLASME
- a CDS encoding PDZ domain-containing protein, producing MKIKNPIALKLTPLFIIIFSIQLLVLSCGRQHPRSVYNNSEDEGWIGVYVQDLDDELRRYLDIKERTGVMVNNVIADGPGEKAGLKEEDVIVRFDGRRVRNTRDLTRAVKRAAPRSKVKMEIMRDGGKKTLTLRVGEKERSSYSYRKGSRRRAPRVFSFRGGRRPWLGVQMANLNNDLAEYFGADEQAGVLILSVVKDSPAERAELKAGDIILKIDGDSIVDTDELSSLISDYDSGDEIEIEIKRKGKIKNIKVELEGSSRRSYYDFNREELDDWKQEMQEWKYGLNEWKQDFNNERLYDLESRIRHEIEKSIEIEIPKVEIELNRIGEEIEREMRRLNDELKDLRINIRINEIIL